The Oncorhynchus mykiss isolate Arlee chromosome 10, USDA_OmykA_1.1, whole genome shotgun sequence nucleotide sequence gatattactagtttatctagcgtgtcctgctttgaatataatcgatgtggtgcgtaTTCGCAAAAAAGGtcttgctccaacgtgtacctaaccataaacaccaatgccttcaAATCAACCTGCATATTTTGCTataagaaatccaggttagcaggcaatattaaccaggtgaaattgtgtcacttctcttgcgttcattgcacgcagagtcagggtatatgcaacagtttgggccgcctgccCCTCTGGCAGAATTTtaagtaattatgacataacattgacggttgtgcaatgtaacaggaatatttagaccacccgttagataaaatacagaacagttccgtatttcactgaaagaataaacttcTTGTATTCGacatgatagtttccggattccaTATTAATGACGTACGGCCTGTATTTCTgggtgttattatgttataactaagtctatgatttgatatagcagtctgactgagcgatggtaggtaccagcaggctcgtaagcattcattcaaaccacTTTCGTACGTTtgacagcagctcttcgcaatgcttcaagcattgagctgtttatgacgtcaagcctatcaactcccgagattaggctgatgtaaccgatgtgaaatggctagctagttagcggggagcgcgctaatagtgtttcaaacatcactcgctctgagacttgcaGAGCAAGAGGAACAACCACtccatgggtaacgctgcttcgagggtggccgTTGTCgacgtgttcctggtttgagcacaggtaggggcgaggagagggacggaagctatactggtacactggcaatactaaagtgcctataaagaacatccaacagtcaaaggttaatgaaatacaaatggtatagagagaaatagtcctataataactacaacctaaaacttatttCATGGGAATAttaaagactcatgttaaaaggaaccaccagctttcatatgttctcatgttctgagcaaggaacttaaacaaaAGCtttcgggggctagggtcagtcttatatctggtgtaattagcctgtcttatccagtgtcctgtgtgaatgtaagtatACTCCCTCTAATCTAATTCTCTCCAGGGGGGCTGTCAGGCCcgaggatcatgcctcaggacgacctggcctgatgactccttgctgtcccaagTGAacttggttgtgctgctgctccagtttcaactgttctgcctgcggctatggaatcctgacctgttcaccagacgtgctaccttgtcccagacctgctgttttcaactaactctaccgcacctgctgttgTTTCAACATCTGAATGCCTTGCTATGAAAAGCCaagtgacatttactcctgatgtaCTGACCCGTTgcaacctggggcggcagggtagcctagtggttagaaggttgcaagttcaaaccccgagctgacaaggtacaaatctgtcgttctgcccctgaacaggcagttaacccactgttcctaggccgtcattgaaaataagaatttgttcttaactgacttgcctagttaaataaaggttaaaaaaaacacaaaaaaaaagattattatttaaccctgctgttcatctatgaacgtttgaataTCTTGGAGAACAACCTGGCcttactgttataatctccacccggccagAAGAGCACTGGCcactcctcagagcctggttcctctctgggtttcttcccaggttcctgcctttttagggagtttttcctagccactgtgcttctacatcggcattgcttgccgtttggggttttaggctgggtttctgtacaagcacttagtgacatctgctgatgtcaAAAGGGCTTTCTAAATTTCATTTGATTGATGCATTTGATGAATTCCTGTTGTTCTGGCATAGAGTGTGTGTAGCCTACTTGTTGTTCTGGTTGTGCCTCAGAGCAGCGATACAGCGACCCAGGGTGTGGAGGGAGGTGTTGATGTTGTTGGCCTCCTTCATCCGCTCCCCGTTGCGCTGCTCTTTACAACGCTCTGAGCCAGCcaggtcacagacagacagcctagtGGGACAGAATCACTATTACTAATGCCAGGCCATGGACACTCAGGATAAGACAGTGGGTCGGAGAATGAGAAGCCTGGATGGGACGTACTCGCTGACGCGTGTGGCCTGGCCCCGGTCAGCCTCTGGGTGGACGTGCAGGATCCGGGTGGAGAAGATGCTGTGGCTGCGGCTGGAGTTGTGGTTGAGGTGAGTGCTGGCAAAGCTCTGGTTCCTCCGGCCAGCCCTGAGCACTCTCCAAGCCTCCTCTGCACTGCGGACCTGCACCCAGGTGAGGTCTGCAAAACAAACAGCAGCAAAACGGTCAGTAATGTGAGCAATCTACAACGAAAATGTCTCCAGGATGATCTGCATAATATGAATCACGATTAGAAACCATTCTCTGTgaatataagtgtgtgtgtgttacctttcaCGTAAGGGTTCCCTTGCTTGTCGTCACTCAGCCGCAGAGTGGCCCTCTTCTTGGGCTGCAGGGAGGGCGGAGTTTCCAGCAGGTCGTACAGGAATTCGTTGTAGATCTCGTAGAAGGCTACCCACACAGAGAACTGCACTCCCTCCTCCAGGTCCTCCCCTCCACTGTGGGACAGGCTGTCGGGCTCCAGCAACACACTGTCTGAGTCTGCCGGGAGCGAGAGACAAGGGCATGTTGAGCAGTGGATAGGAAACCACCAGGATTATACAAAAAAGGAAAACACATATTTCCAATgactatataataataataataataataataataataataataagcagCTTTGTAAAGCTGTGTACATAGGCTTAACTCTAGACTCTGCTTTAGGGCCCACTGGGCGTCAGAGACCCGAGCAATGTGACATCCAGAACATTACCTTCTAGCTGGGTGGCGATGTGGCTGGTTATGGAGAGTCCACCAATGCCGCTGTCCCAGGTACTGGTGCCGTCACGCATCCGAGAAGTCATGCCACCCTCCTGTGATAGAAAATGCACGTGTCACAACATGACTTGCAGCAACCTGGCTGTAAAATAACCACTCATCTAATGCGCCCACACTTCACTTCCTGACCCGTTCTCCCCTCACCTCTTTGAGCAGAGAGTCTCTGCGGATCTCCTCAGCCCGGACCTCACCGGCATCCAGCTGGCGTACCTCCTGGTAGAGGGCAGGCTTGAGGTCCATGGCCCCGTAGAGGCGGCCCTGCAGCTTCCTGAACACAGACACCAGGGCTCTGGGAAGGAGGCCTGCCTCTCGACCCACTCCTACAGGGGGAAAGGTCACGTCAGCGCTCGGTGAGATCTCCACTGTTAATATGGTCATTTACTTACCAAACAGATAAACACACTGCAGTAGAAACGCTTGCCTCTGTGGTTACATCAACAATCCAATCTCACCCTGAACGGTGTAGGTCTTGCCAGAGTTGGTGACGCCGTATGTGTAGAGGAGACGGCTCTCGCCACGAAGCACGTCTCTCACCATCTCCTTCATTGTGCTCTCATAGAAGTCCTGTTGTGTGGTCTCCGGGCCAAAGATCTGCAGAGGTACATATGAAAAGATGCCAGTGAAGTATTATGTGTAAAGTCTTTCATCTCTCAGGTTGGATATGAACAAGAATCGGTTACCCGCGAGAAGCTGAATTTGTGCACGCTCTGGGCGACTCCCCTCTCTGCACACTTCATGTTCTGGGAGTCTTTGGGGGCTTTGAGCATCAGGCTCTCTTcgttttgcacacacacacagccctgaaaTGAGAGGAAGGAAAATGACACGTCTTGACGTGGAGAATGTCATAATGAGCGAGACGCAATGATTAAGTGCAGATCGtacctgttcctctcctctttccttctctccctcagtcAGAGGGCGGATACGCAGAAACACCCTCACTCTGTCAGTGCTCCCCTCGTCACCGTTGCCTTGTCTGGCCACTCCAGGCTTCCCCAACGTTTTCTAAATATCGGACAGATATGTGCGACAGTACTGTACTTCTGCGATGAGCAATGGAGTCGTATGTATCGCTGAACATTTTCATACTATAGGCCTATCACAGATCCCCTTTTGTGTAAATCAGCTACACACTTAGAAAGTATCAATAGAAAGTGGTGTTTGAGGTGCAAAATGTTTGTGAATTAATAAATGTCAAggagaaaaagaaaaaaagacagaCAGGATTGATAGGTCAGACAGACGGTCAGAATGGCTCTGCGCATTTCTGAGAAAATGGTCACTAAGCAAATGGTTCgtaacttttgaccagaggatAAAGGATtacagtgtttgtgtgttataAAGTTCTTATTGTGAAAAGATGGCCTCTCTCGTTGCTGTGTGACAAGTTGTTGGAGGGCATCACGCCCAATAAATAACTGTCCAGCATCTACCCTAAAGCCTTTTGCAAAGAAAAGGGACACAGTCTGGGAAAACTCAAACACTCACAAAGAGTCTCCAACTTATAAAACAGCGGTAGCAGAAGAGTCAGTGACAAAAGCGTTCACCAAAAACAGGCACTCATCACAATGCTGTGTTACTTTCGCTGATGTACCGGTAAGGCCTGTAATAAAGGAACCTTTGGTATCTTTTGAGCACAGTGTTATTACTTCAGTTAAGGCCTCCCACCTCTCTGATGGATGGACGATGTTCTAGCCCCGGGGAGATGATGGAGAGCTCAGGCAGAGTGACCCCGTTCAGTCGGCCTCCGATGTCAGCTGCCGTGGACTCAAACACAGCCATGCCATCTTCCTCGTTAGACAGGACTCCACACGGAGATGCCAGAGATAATGCCATAACAACCTGTTGGGTGACTGAATTAAGATTCTGGGATCACAGAGCTGTCAAGGGTAAGTGAAATCTACATCAACAGGTTTACCAGGTTTACTTAGTTAGTTGGTGCAAAGGGTCCACtttcatatatacacacacaaggcAATCTGTTAGAAAGGGACCTTACATAAATTGAGGGCCAAAAGTAAAGTTTGCAGGTCTGCAAAAGACAAGACCTGTGTTTATTCTAGAGGTATGTTATCCCAGTTTGTTTTCCGAGCTCAAAAGTGGTTTAATGTCCAACCTCATCTGTTGCGTAGAGCCAGTTAACGTTATTGTTATGCCTCAATCCGAAATGGAATGACGGCATTGTTACTTTTAGACATAAAAGTAGCTACAGGACTGTTGCTGCAGCACTGAAAACGCAGCCAAGATTTTTGAACACACATAAAAGCAATCCATTGGCTGTCTGTTATTGGCAGGTACACGCAAGCAGACGCGCTGGTTTGttgagctagctaacattaaataGTTACCGTCAGGTAGTTCATCGTTTCTTAATAATAATTAAACTACTTAGCTATGTGTTGAGGCTTCTTTTTTTTCATTCTTCATTTGTCTAGCTGGCGGATTAGCAAAACCAAGCTATCCTAGTAGTTGCTACCGTAGACAGTTACTGTTAACGTTAGTTAGCAAAGCCAAGGTCCTTCGCTTCAGGCTTCTTTATCAAGTCAAAGCTGAATTATTTACCTCGCCAGTCAAGGGGGTGTACCGGTTTGAGTGGTGTCTGTGAGTTATCCTAGTAATTGCCCCAAAAAATCGAACTTTTGAAACCGAAACAATTTACTCGATCTAGCCATGAAAAGTCCACCTGGCAATGTCCCCTTGTTAGCCTTAGCGCACAGCCACTTCCCCCAACGCGACTACTGATTCAACCAATTCAAACATCGCGCTTCATGTGCACAACCAATCACAGGAAAAAGGTTATACGGATGCTGACCAATACGAAGTTCGTGGCTACAGACAATAGTGTTCTATTGGTCCACTAAAATGACTAAAGAATGCGAATTTAGAAAGTGTTTATTTTATCACTTGAATGTTTTTGTTATTTGTGGGTTATTTTATATATACAAATGTTCCAAATACTGTCTGTTATTTAGGAAAATGCCATTTGCATGAACCCTTgtcctggattttttttttattaatccgGACAGACTATGACTAGATTTTGTCTGATCAGGGTGAAAAACTAGCCCTATCAAATCTAAGGGGAACTGCTGAAAGAGGGAAAGGGTGATTTTGTGGTTAGAGAGCAATAACACTATATGCTGTGAGTACAGGGATGGGATTTCTGTCACCAATGTGGCAATGAGGGTTTGAAAAGAACTTGAACCAGGCAGCATCGCTGGAGGCAAAGAATGAGCACACAGCCACACCTGTACCAAATGTCCCGAATCCCGACCTCTTCCTTACAGAGGGGAATAGCAATTTTAAAAATTAACTGTACACGGGCCAGGGTATTTATCTTATTAAGATGCGACATCAATACAAGGTGGGCATTTTTTATTTCACAAAAAAAtgtggaggatgcgggcatcgatcccgctacctctcgcatgctaagcgagcgctctaccatttgagctaatcccccgaTGTGTCAGTACGGGACCACGTGAGTTTATAAACGAATAGTTATCAAAAACATCACTATGGTGCTGGCGATTGTTCAGTTAATGTACTTATTACTTCTATACAGCGGCAGCCACAGTGAGTCTACGCAAAACTAACATTTCCCTTATTCCCTTTTTCATCTGAATGATCTAATTTGGTTTATACTGTACTGAGTCATATTGGGTGGGTGGAGTAATTGTATGACCAGAAGATGGCGAGCGGGGTTGGAAGTGAGTAAATGAGCCTGCTGTCAAATTAGATACTGTATATGCTTTTTTTAATGCATGGCATCCAAGTGTTCATGAACCGTTTCCACACAATAGTCATGCAATTGATCTAAAGTTGGACGGCATTGCAGATCGGTCAATTCTTACAAGCCTACCCCTGCTAGCACGAGCGTTTGAATGAATGGCTCACTCTTCTCTTCGTTAGCTGACCAGTTAGCAGAAGCTCGCTAGTTAGCTATAGTAAGTCACCAGCAAAACATTGCTGGTATGTGCTTGTGCGTATTTGTACAGAAGTTAATCGTTTCATATGTCCGCTTAGAAAGGTGTTGCTATGGGTGCTTCATGACTTTTGAAATATTCGTAGGGCATTTCGTAACACTGCTCTCAAGGTGGTGGCTAGCTCTGGCTAGTGCAACATTTATTTTCACCCGTCCGTACATGGGGTAGTCTTGGTATTCAGTGTGGCCTAACCTTCTTTAGTTATTTATCTGAGATCTTCTTTCATAATTGTTAGTTAACACAATGGGATTTGTTTTGCAGGATCTTGGGACATCCTGACCTGTAAAATATAATGTGATATGACTAATAAGTGGGCGTCCCCCCCTATCCACTCCTTATCTGCAGAACACAAGTTGCTTGCCATGGGGCCAACGGAGCCATGGTCGgtgagggagaagctgtgctTGGCCGCCTCTGTCATGAAGAGTGGGGACCAGAACTGGTAATGCAGCACGCTTGTCGACCTACATCATGTTACTCTAATAATTTATTTGGACAGACCAGTCGAATCTTAGCCAGCCACCAACTTTCACTGAGTAAGACTTCCATTAATGGAAACAAGCAATAGGGTAATTGTCAGGCAATTGATTATGTGAGGAAAGATTTTCGAATAGAACTGGTGAGTCGAATAGGAATTGTGATGATGTAAATATAGGATATCCATACCCACAGGGTGTCTGTCAGTCGAGCCATCAAACCATTTGCAGAGCCAGGACGATCCCCTGACTGGTTCTCACAAAAGGTAGGCTATGCTTCAATAGATGAACACCATGAACAAACAAGAACCTGATGATAGCATCTAAAATATATTAGCTTTGGTGCCCACAATGCAGTAACCCTATGGACTCTTGCCGAAAGGGTTGATTGAGTGAGATTGGTGGCATGCGTCCTTCAACAGTTCGCCTATATGCATTTAACAACAGCACACCGctgttttcattttttatttgttattttattttagataATCATTTTTGGGATGGTTACATGTTTTCAGTGTAAAGTTAAACAACTAAAGCCAAATATAAAGTGTATAGAAAATGTAATTGACCAATATGTTTTTAAACaagatcatctttgagaactaacaattaTCAAAATAAAACTAGACAGTTGAGGAGAATctaaaatgggaaaaaaaatgcCATGGCATGGGACCCCCATTGATTTaattataatgtttgagtcactcagatagcataaAAACATGACATAAGCCATGGAagaatatgtagaattgcaggaaattagctttaaaacagcaacattttgtcTCTGCTGCCAAGAGGAAGGCCTCTAAAACGGTGCTGATGGTCACGCCCACAGCCCCGCCCCCCTCACACTAACTTTTCCACTGCTGCTGAAAAGAATCCTCGGGGAAACACTGGTACTTTGCATATTAACTGTACTTTCCCGAGCCCTGTTCATTTTCCATCATTGTCCTCTTCCACTGCCCTGGACTGTCaataaactgagtgtacaaaacattatgaacacctgctctttccatgacatagactgactgaaagctaggatcccttattaatgtcacttgttaaatccacttcaatcaatgtagatgaatgggaggagaccTGTTCAAGAAGGGTTTTTAAGCCCAaaggcaattgagacatggattgtgtgtgtgcctttcagagggtgaatgggcaaaaaaaatatttaagtgcctttgaacggggtatggtagttggtaccagtttgtgtcaagaactgcaacgctgctgggtgtttcactctcaacagtttcccgtgtgcatcaagaatggtccaccacctaaaggacatcgagccaacttgacacaactgtgggaagcattggagtcaacatgggccagtgtccctgtggaacgctttcgacaccttgtagagtccatgccccgacgaattgagtctgttctgagggctgttctgagggcaaaagggggtggtgcaactcaatattaggttcttcatgttttgtacactcagtgtatatgcagCCAGTTGAATTCAAGGAAATAACTGGcttactcttctctctccctatcgctctctTTTTCATCTAGCACTGTGCCTCCCAGTACTCAGAGCTCCTGGAGACGACAGAGACCCCAAAGTGAGCACAGCAGTCACCGTTTATGTCGATGTCTTTTCCCGTGTGCGACTGGATCTGTGATGGTCCTGCTGTTGCATTTCCTACAACCAGAGGGGGTTGGAGAACACGGATAGTGTGGCTAGCGTGTTAGTCTGAAGGAGGCAGCTAATGGTTTATGGATGACATGATCTTGTCTGGGTTATGTTCATGACGCGGGTATCTCTCGCCAGACGGAAGCGGGGTGAGAAAGGCGAGGTGGTGGAGACGGTGGAGGATGTGATCGTGCGCAGGCTCACGGCAGAGAGGATTGAGGAGCTGAAGCGCTTGatcagagacacacaggagaagCACAGGTACACAGGCTTTGTGCTATCTCAGATCGAGGTGGGACTATCTATTCAAGAGACTCACGGCCTTCGGTAGATCTTTGCTGCTACTTTATTGACCCAACACTGATGTCAACTGTTTGTCTGCTGCATTCACAGGAAGCTGAAGAAAGAGGCAGAGCTGATCCAAGCCGGGCACCTGGACTCCAAACTT carries:
- the LOC110534112 gene encoding kinesin-like protein KIF20A isoform X2; the encoded protein is MALSLASPCGVLSNEEDGMAVFESTAADIGGRLNGVTLPELSIISPGLEHRPSIREKTLGKPGVARQGNGDEGSTDRVRVFLRIRPLTEGEKERGEEQGCVCVQNEESLMLKAPKDSQNMKCAERGVAQSVHKFSFSRIFGPETTQQDFYESTMKEMVRDVLRGESRLLYTYGVTNSGKTYTVQGVGREAGLLPRALVSVFRKLQGRLYGAMDLKPALYQEVRQLDAGEVRAEEIRRDSLLKEEGGMTSRMRDGTSTWDSGIGGLSITSHIATQLEDSDSVLLEPDSLSHSGGEDLEEGVQFSVWVAFYEIYNEFLYDLLETPPSLQPKKRATLRLSDDKQGNPYVKDLTWVQVRSAEEAWRVLRAGRRNQSFASTHLNHNSSRSHSIFSTRILHVHPEADRGQATRVSELSVCDLAGSERCKEQRNGERMKEANNINTSLHTLGRCIAALRHNQNNKPRAPQVVPFRDCKLTRVLQGFFCGRGRSSMVVNINPCASTYDETLQALKFSAIATQLVHGPSTKTRVAYILSLLREPQPHSNDSTLMEEDEDSDGEEGDITMFDSDALLRAIEVLKREVQRQREEKEVLEATIREQVFSEMMEVICGMEKDFSQTLETERALLEERFEDKINNLQKSLRRYYNQEIEERDEQIVALTAALEKGGVALAEPAPLPLFPPMALGGVSEGPAPRRSQRLASTTTGELSRVRAELDQCRAELLEKKQELRLIQGQCTPPEPSDALTNTANRKLVEGQKNLRRLRLDLQKLGLNLQSGERACCRNTDGERLRHALAAADGTLAKQV
- the LOC110534112 gene encoding kinesin-like protein KIF20A isoform X1, which encodes MALSLASPCGVLSNEEDGMAVFESTAADIGGRLNGVTLPELSIISPGLEHRPSIREKTLGKPGVARQGNGDEGSTDRVRVFLRIRPLTEGEKERGEEQGCVCVQNEESLMLKAPKDSQNMKCAERGVAQSVHKFSFSRIFGPETTQQDFYESTMKEMVRDVLRGESRLLYTYGVTNSGKTYTVQGVGREAGLLPRALVSVFRKLQGRLYGAMDLKPALYQEVRQLDAGEVRAEEIRRDSLLKEEGGMTSRMRDGTSTWDSGIGGLSITSHIATQLEDSDSVLLEPDSLSHSGGEDLEEGVQFSVWVAFYEIYNEFLYDLLETPPSLQPKKRATLRLSDDKQGNPYVKDLTWVQVRSAEEAWRVLRAGRRNQSFASTHLNHNSSRSHSIFSTRILHVHPEADRGQATRVSELSVCDLAGSERCKEQRNGERMKEANNINTSLHTLGRCIAALRHNQNNKPRAPQVVPFRDCKLTRVLQGFFCGRGRSSMVVNINPCASTYDETLQALKFSAIATQLVHGPSTKTRVAYILSLLREPQPHSNDSTLMEEDEDSDGEEGDITMFDSDALLRAIEVLKREVQRQREEKEVLEATIREQVFSEMMEVICGMEKDFSQTLETERALLEERFEDKINNLQKSLRRYYNQEIEERDEQIVALTAALEKGGVALAEPAPLPLFPPMALGGVSEGPAPRRSQRLASTTTGELSRVRAELDQCRAELLEKKQELRLIQGQCTPPEPSDALTNTANRKLVEGQKNLRRLRLDLQKLGLNLQSGERACCRNTDGERLRHALAAADGTLAKQDQTLVELQNGLLLVKADLRRKAECLAQMQMPPSATPGSCKKRGCGAGAAAGNAENQPPEKKPFFLSLFPQRTPSRNKQGRREDQTTRYSRVLRSHLTPPSSPCPSGRYRVTKC